Below is a genomic region from Henckelia pumila isolate YLH828 chromosome 3, ASM3356847v2, whole genome shotgun sequence.
ACGTTTAAAGTTTAGAATTTGATTCCATCTTCCCTTCTCTTTAAAACGAGTGGGTAAAATAATGATCTTGAGATATATGAAATATACGCGGATGAACAAAAATGGCTATGAAAAAAATAATCTAGACAAGAGTTTGACTCTTTTTACTTAAAACGTTATTGCCCCGCCCTGATGAATATGGATATTGGCAATATGCTTCCCAAGATACAACAAATATCGACTTTAAAATAGTAGCACTACAAATTTTAAAGTCACACGAACTTTGAAATGTTTAGAACGCTATTAATTCGGATTTTAATCGTTCAACTTAAAAatctaaattcaaaattttatattttgtaaaatttggaTCTAAGTGTTTTGCTTAAAATTCGAAACAACTttcgaatttaattctaaagatCGAATCTAAGCGTAAAAAGTTTAGAAAACCCGAACCAAAATTTTATGTCTTGTAATTCAGATTTTAAGTGTTACAATCTTAAAAATTCGCAGAAGAATTAAACaagagaaaagaaagaaaaaaagagaaaaattggCGTGAGAAATGCAAATGAGGAGCATCCAATttataaatattgaaaaaatttgatgaaaaatcATGTCAATTTATAACATGACGCAATCTCAAAGATATTGACATATTGACGTTGCACCCCCTCACCATCAAAGGCACATCTTTAATCTCAATTCAGTGGTTTCAACGATAAAATTCGAACTAATATCAATTAATTTCTCATTCACTTTATTTGAtaattgaaaataatttatttacgAATTCTAATCGCGATATAGAATTCATTCGTTACACAACTTGTTCGAATTATTTATCGATTTTAAATGAGTATGCAACTCATTTTTCCAACAGCTCTAACTCGTTTTCATGTGGGCATCATTCAACTAGCGTGGTATCATTTTGCTTTTGGTTCTCGAGAAAtgaaatttcatattttttttggcGATTTGCATTTAGTTGGGGATATTATAGCACACAAAGTTGTGCAATCAAAATATTTACCAAACTCCACTATTTTGTTGATAACCACATAACTTGAGTTCATTTTATATCATATTTGGAACGTTATTTTTGATGTATTaccttttttgtttttaatccAGATGTTTACACCAACATCTTGTATAAAAATGCGTGACATAAATTCATCATAAAATTTTCTGTCGTTTTCTGTCGTTGTTCTTCTATACATATTAGATAAACTACTGACAATTGGAATTACTTGTTAGAATAGAATGGTGCACTCCTTGTCATTTTGAGTAGGGATGTTTTAATTGGTGTGGATATTTCAAGGTGTTCAGAATACAAAGACtagcataaaaataaaaagaaaaagaatacGAAGATTACCCAGTGTGTTTTTGCAAATTTAAAATGTATATACATTACGATGTAAAAAGATTTTGAGcaatgagacggtctcacgaaTCTATCTATGAAATGTgtccatatttacaataaaataataataatattattataaaaataatgtttttcataaataaataaaaaattaatctcaCGAAATTCAACAATAGCGGCCTCACAAGAGTTTTTGGGAAAGATTTTACCCATTTACATATTTGGGTTGACAAAGTTGGGCTTCACGATTGAAGCCCGATGGAGCGCCCGGCCCAAATGTGGAAATCGGCCCTCAGACGGTGGAGCCAcagttgattatttatttatttattcagaAAACAAAAGGAGAAGGAAGACGAGCAGATTCGGATGCTGCAGCACACTTGAATGAACGTGTATGCCTCGAATTCTACAGGATTTCAAGAAACACCGAAAACCCaatccaatttcaaatcttGTAAATGTGTTTATACTCATCCTTCGATCCATGTACACGTGTCACTCCGATGAAAATCAAAGACAGCCCATTTTTTATACTGGACTGAAGCATTAATCAAGGCTCATGGATAATGATTTCCAGCGCGCAGTTTCTTTGCGGGCTTCCCGGAGGAATCAGCCCCACCACCACACCAAAGGTGCATTTAACATTATGTAGTGGGCTTTTGATCTGTCCAGGTTTGATATTTCGGTTGTATTTATTCAAGAATGTTGTGGATGCAGATACCGGAGGAGGTTCCTTGTATAGTGGGAAATTGTCGCAAGATTATACCACGATGAGGATTATTTGGAAAAGGGGTTTGATTCGATTAGTTCTTACAGCTGGGATTATATGGATGATGTTGATTCTTGCCGTTTTGCTGTTTCATATTTGGTCTTGCCAGTCTTCTGTTGCCTTTTTCGCTGGTAAATCACCTCTCCTCTCTTCCTCATTTGCTGCTGATGGTTTGAAGCATAGATCAGTTCTGTATATCTTTAAGAGGAGTCACACAAGTGGTAGTTTGAATGAAATTGAAGTGGTACTAATAATATGCTAGTGCAAAAATGTCAGGGTAATTTgtttttatgatttaaattcTGATTTTGCTTTCCACGATGAAGAAACCAGGAGTTTGGGATTGTCCTTTAtgtcaaaaatttatttgtttattgtatttttacaGCTCTTTGTAACAAAGATAGCAAAGTCTTTGACATGCTAAACACAATGGGATTTGTGACGCCACCGCACCGTAAGACCAGAAATGTTGCTTATTACTTTATTATTTATGAACGGAATGATGTGTTGAACCCGTTTCATCTCATTCACATTCAGGCTGTCCAATTCCTATTGCTGATGACCCAAATAAAGTATCTATTCCCAAGACGAAATCACCCGAAAAGTTTGTCCAGAGAGTGTCATACGATATGGAGGACAATATTTCTGGCAATGGATCTCAATCTCCTCTTTTTGGTGGCCATCAGACGTGGCAGCAAAGAGAGAAGAGCTTCAAAATCAAACCCACAATGAGGGTGAATTACTTATTGAGCtatattttaagttttcttttctttcttttgttctAGAGAAATTGAATATTAGTCTTCCACTTCTACAtatttgatttggttgataTCTGCAGAAAGTGCCTCAAATTCTCATTCACGTAGCCGGTTGATTAACCCCAAAATCTAGATCATAGATCTTCATGGTTATATTTTTCGCTGCGTGAACATGTATCTGATGTTAACTACTACAGATGTTTTATATCTTCAGGTGCATTGTGGTTTTATGAAAGGTGGTGGTGCAGAAATGGCTTCAAATGATGTCAAATATGTGAAGAAATGTAGATTTGTTGTTGCGACCGGCATCTTTGATGCTTATGATACTCCTCACCAGCCATCCAACATTAGTCAGCGTTCACACGATCTATTTTGTTTTCTTATGGTGGTCGATGAAGTATCTCTTGACTTCATTAAAGAAAACGTTACGATAAAAAAGGATATTGATGTAGGGCTATGGGTGGGCATCTGGCGGCTAATTCTGCTTAAGAATCAGCCGTATGATGAACCTAGAAGAAACGGGAAGGTTCCTAAGATACTAACACATAGGTTATTTCCGGAAGCACGATACAGCATCTGGATTGATGGTAAAATGGAGCTTATAGTTGACCCCTTGCTTCTATTGGAAAGGTATGATTGAATCCTAACGAGtttattttatgtcttttacTTGATTGGTTGTGCCCGACTTCCCTTAATGAATCAGATTGGATTAAAGCTGCAGCAGGTATGGTAAAATAGTTGGGTTGAATATttctcttattgaatttcttGATGGGAAAATTAGGAATACAGCATCTTAATTTCTTTCTCGCTAAGGACCTAAAGCGCTACTTGTTCTTGTGATATGGCTGCTGATTTTTTTGCATGTAAACCAATCAAATGGGGTCCTTGTGGGGATAATTTTGCAGGTACTTATGGCGTGGGAAGGACACGTTTGCCATTGCTCAGCATAAACATCATCACAGTGTATATGAAGAAGCGGATTCAAACAAACGAAGGAAGCGATATGCTCGCCCCCTAATTGACCTACACATGAAAATATATCGTAATGAAGGAATGGAGCCATGGAGTCCACAAAAGGGTCTTGTTAGTGGTAAGGCATATATGGTTTTTCTATGTCATCGTCATTTCTGTGGTGTTCTCTTTACTCTTTAGTGTTTTGCTACAGTGATTGTATCGATTTCCTTCTGATGGAAGTAGAAGATGGAGCATATGCCCTTTAAACTAACCACCATTTTAAAAAACACCCTTGAGAATGCGAGGAACTAAGAAGTGTAGATTTGTATATTCAACCACTTAATCAGATCTCATCCTAGACCCATATTTTTTTACCACTATTACGTTGCTATAAAGGTCCTGATAAAGTGTTACACCCACTATTACACATGCAATATTGCTGCTTATAAGATATCCTTCTTTTAATAACAGAGCTTTCTTTAATTCAGATGTGCCTGAAGGAGCCATCATCATTCGTGAACATACTGCGTTGAACAATCTGTTTAGTTGCTTATGGTTCAACGAGGTCCATCTCTTGACACCGAGAGATCAGCTAAGCTTTGGATACGTCGCATATAGGTTAGGTGGGCTTTTCAAACCTTTTATGTTTCCAAACTGTGAATACAATTCAATCTTTATACTGCACTCTCACAACCGTGAGCATTCGTCTAAAGTAGAATGGGCAAAAACCATAGGCGAGATTAAAAAACATCCTGAATTGTTAGAGAGTAGAGGTGGAATGGGACTGTGGACTCCATATCCCGGAAACCTTGATTCGGTTGTATTACCACCTGTAGCCAGAACTTCAAAAGCAGGCTGattcttatttttttacttttgtTGTATACATTCCTTTGTAACTTGCAAGTACTTGTAATCCATCAACATGATGATGCTATATGCACATTATAGTCGCCTTTAGCCTTTAGGGACATCGAATTCTTAAAAAGGTATTGCCCACGAATTAATAGTAATGAACagattgaatttgattttattttttttattacaagcACAGATTGTTTTATCTCATCTAAATTGTCTTCCCCCCACCCCGGCAAGTGTTTACCTTgactttggttgtatattttatgCTTTTAGTAATCCATAGTTCTTCCAAATCTAATTTTCAAAATTGCAGCATATCGAATGTatttggtaaaaaaaattatattggcAAAGATGCTTTTTCATGTTTCTAACAAAacgatattataaaataatatattttataatgtcCAAAAACAATAGTATATTTTATACTCACGAAAggtttaggtagtgtttgaaattttgttaaagaaAAATTGAGAAATGCACCTTAGAAGTTTTTCCAAATGCTACCTTATGAACGTGGCTTTTCTTTTATTAGATACACGCATGTGTTGTGTGTTtatatagtattttttttttctagcttcaaaatttctttttctagttaatttgatttatattcgaaTATGGATAATTCATAGTGGTAAAAAGTAATGAAAGGCCTATAATTTGAATTGATCATATTTACATAAAAATcatcataatttttaaaattatcgtTAAAAATTACTGAGTCTGATTTGTTATTTTAAGTTGAAATggggaaaaaaaataatgttgaaatggaaaaaaaaagtgaaaaaagaagaaaaaaattaaagtatatCACATAAAGAAAATTACATGCATTGAAGTTTGAATAATTATTGGAGGGAGATTGATAACTGGACAACCATAACACAAATGAATTACACAACCCAACTGGTTCTCTaccaaaaaaacaaaacttGATGTTCTTCATGGCCGGAGAGCCTTGTTTTCCTTGGGGCTCGTCGATCATCTCact
It encodes:
- the LOC140892278 gene encoding probable hexosyltransferase MUCI70; translation: MDNDFQRAVSLRASRRNQPHHHTKDTGGGSLYSGKLSQDYTTMRIIWKRGLIRLVLTAGIIWMMLILAVLLFHIWSCQSSVAFFAALCNKDSKVFDMLNTMGFVTPPHRCPIPIADDPNKVSIPKTKSPEKFVQRVSYDMEDNISGNGSQSPLFGGHQTWQQREKSFKIKPTMRVHCGFMKGGGAEMASNDVKYVKKCRFVVATGIFDAYDTPHQPSNISQRSHDLFCFLMVVDEVSLDFIKENVTIKKDIDVGLWVGIWRLILLKNQPYDEPRRNGKVPKILTHRLFPEARYSIWIDGKMELIVDPLLLLERYLWRGKDTFAIAQHKHHHSVYEEADSNKRRKRYARPLIDLHMKIYRNEGMEPWSPQKGLVSDVPEGAIIIREHTALNNLFSCLWFNEVHLLTPRDQLSFGYVAYRLGGLFKPFMFPNCEYNSIFILHSHNREHSSKVEWAKTIGEIKKHPELLESRGGMGLWTPYPGNLDSVVLPPVARTSKAG